The nucleotide window ATTGCTATAGGGTCATGCCATTCGGTCTTAAAAATGCTGGGGCAACTTACATGAGGGCTATGACCACCatgtttcatgatatgatgcATAAAGAAATCGAAGTATACGTCGATGACATAATCATCAAGTCTAAAACAAAAGCTAACCATGTGCAAGATCTGAGAAAATTCTTTGAAAGAGTGCGAAGATATGATCTCAAGCTTAATCCAGCAAAATGTGCATTTGGAGTTCCATCTGGAAAACTTCTGGGTTTTATTCTCAGTGGAAGGGGAATCGAATTGGATCTTTCCAAAATAAAAGCCATTCGAGATTTTCCACCCCCGAAAAATAAGACCGAAGTCATGAGTCTACTTGGGAGGTTGAACTACATTAGCAGGTTTATTGCTCAACTCACAACCACTTGTGAAACTTTTGAAAAAGGATATTGTTGTCAGATGGACGGAGGATTGTCAACAAGCTTTTGAAAAAATCAAGGAATATTTGTCTAAACCTCCCGTATTGGTCCCGCCTGAACTTGATAGGCCTCTCTTTCTATATCTTTCAGTGATAGATAATTCCTTTGGGTGCGTTCTCGGCCAACATGATTCCACTGGCAGGAAGGAGCAAGTTATCTACTACTTGAGCAAGAAATTCACTAGTTATGAGGTCAGGTACACCCTCTTGGAAAGGACATGTTGCGCCCTAACTTGGGTAGCTCAAAAGTTAAAGCATTACCTTTTGTCCTACACAACTTACCTCATATCTAAGATGGATCCTTTGAAGTACATCTTTTAGAAACCAATGCCAACTGGCAGACTCGCGAAATGACAAATCTTGCTCACTGAATTTGACATTATATATGTCACTCGAACTGCAATGAAAGCTCAAGCTCTGGTAGACCACTTGGCAAAGAATCCAATCGATGGCGACTACGAACCACTGGATACATATTTTCCAGAAGAAGAGATTAACTCAGTTGAAGAAGTAGATCCAGATGAAAATCAGGCCTGGCAATTATACTTTGATGGAGCAATTAACAAAAAAGTCACAGGGATTGGGGAAATTCTCATATCGCCCACAGGACAGCATTACCCTGTAACAGCTCGACTTCGTTTCTTCTGTACAAATAACACAACggagtatgaagcttgcatcaTGGGTCTAAATATGGCAATAGATTTGGGTGTGCAAGAATTGATTGTGTTGGGAGATTCTGATTTGCTTATTAGGCAAGCTCAAGGCGAATGGAAAACTCGAGACCTCAAGTTTCTTCCCTACAAACAATGTGTGGAAGATCTTAGCAAAAGGTTTAGGTCCATCGAGTTTAGATACATCCCCAAATTTCATAATGAATTGGCAGATGCCTTGGCTACTTTGGCCTCAATGCTTCCATATCCTGGAAACACTTGTATCACTCTCTTGGAGATTCAACTTCGGGACCAACATGGTTATTGTAACACTGTGGAAGCAGAATCAGATGGTGAGCCGTGGTACCTAGACATCAGGAATTTCTTGCAAACAGGGAAATGTCCCGAACATGCCAATGGAAGCCAAAAAAGAACTATTAGACGTTTGGCTAGTGGTTTCTCTTTGAGCGGGGaaattttatacaaacgcaCCCCGGATCTGAACTTATTGAGATGTGTGGATGTTGAAGAAGCCAAGAAGATCATGAATGAAGTACATGCTGGGGTATGTGGACCACACATGAATGGATATGTCCTTGTGAAAAAGATACTCCGAGCAGGATATTACTGGCTTACCATGGAACGGGATTGCTTTCGCTTTGTgaaaaaatgtcatcaatgtCAAATTCATGGTGATCTTATTCATTCACCTCCTTTAGAGTTGCACCCCATGGCCGCTCCTTGGCCCTTTGTTGCATGGGGAATGGATGTCATTGGACCAATTGAGCCAAAAGCTTCTAATGGACATCGATTTCTTTTGGTCACATTCGATTACTTTACTAAATGGGTGGAGGCAATCACTTTCAAGGCAGTCACTAAGAAGGCGATCGTGGATTTTGTCCATTCAAACATCATTTGTCGTTTTGGTATCCCAAGAACTATCATCACAGATAATGCTGCAAACCTTAATAGCAATATGATGAAGGAGTTATGTGAGCAGTTCAAAATTGTGCATCACAATTCTACTCCATACCGACGAAAGGTCAACGGAGCTGTGGAGGCagccaacaagaatatcaaaaagAGTCTCAGGAAAATGGTTCAAGGCACTAGACAATGGCATGAGAAGCTGCCTTTTGCACTTTTAGGATATCGCACAACAGTGCGCACCTCGATTGGTGCAACTCCTTATTTGCTGGTGTATAGTACCGAGGCTGTGATACAAGCGGAAGTTGAAATTCCATCTCTTCGAATTATTGTCGAGGTTCAAATTGAAGATACTGAATGGGTCAAAACCCGACTAGAGCAACTCACATTAATAGATGAGAAGCGATTGACGGCCATCTATTTTGGTCGGCTTTATCAGCAAATGATGGCTCGTGTATACAATAAAAAGGTGCACCTAAGACACTTTGAAGTAGGTCAACTGGTCTTAAAGTGCATTCTCCCGCACCAAGAAGAGGCCAAGGGAAAGTTTGCCCCAAATTGGCAAGGTCCATATCTTATCAAGGAAGTGTTGTCCAAAGGAGCCTTACACCTTACTGATGTGGAGGGAAAAATCACAGGCATAATTGTTAATGCAGACGCAGTCAAAAGATACTACATCTAATGCGTTCTAAGATACTGTGACAAGTTTGTGGCTGAGAGAACAAACGCATAAAAAAAGAATCCAAAAAAACCTCTCTTTGAAAATTTGAACtatgtttgacctgattccaaaaggatacgtaggcaaccctttGAGGTTCGGtcataccaaaaaaataatcaatattccAGTATCTATAGAAAACTGgggcattttttttttcttttttgatagaATAGAGTCAAATTGattctgttttttattttattctagcAACCAACATTTTGATCAACTCTGAGAACGATAGATTCGATGTGTCTTGAACGGACAATTGATCATCAAAGACAACTTTGtcgagtaaaaaaaaaagaaagtcttattggtgaaaacctTTATAGGCACCTTAAGACGATAATAGAGAAAATCTTATCGGTGAAAACCCTTGCGGGCACCTTAAGATAAAAGAAGAGAACATCATGAAAATGACTAGTTGGGAGAAATCTGCAAAGATCACCATTTCTCGATACCTCTACATGAAGAATACATAGATCAGTTATAAATTGATAATGGTTCAGATTTTGAGAATTAGACAACTCAAGCGGATCCGGGGTCAAGTCTAAAGTGCATGTCATGGTTCACTCAAAGTCGACATATGCTTCCAGATAAgttctctttctcatttttttctttaaaagggAATGCCCTTCCTTAAGTTTATAGTCTTTGTTGAACCAATCTTTCACACTATTAAGTCTGATATTATTCTAGTCTTTTCGGTATAATCTCCTGACAAAATAAGGTAAAAGATTGCGAAGCCTACTACAAGTTTCCAAAAGTAAAGCTGAGTATCCGAGTTAACATGCCATCGAGCAAGGACTAAAACCGCCTTAAATCTTCACTGAAAACTCGTGAAGGAACACGATATAGTCTCTTAAGTCATGAAAAATATTCAACAGAAAAATTCATTCTTTGGAACATCAGTCGCACCATGATATTTGGTAGTACCAAAAAGATCAAGGCCCCTGAATTGACAAAGAGGAAGCTTCAAATGTTGTTCAACCAAGAATTTGAAGTAGAGTTGGAGAAATTGGTCAGGAGTATGGTCAAGCCATCGGAGCATCAAGGCCACAAACCAACCACcactttaaactaacaattttctttttcttttgctcaacacaggaataaaagaaaatgtgggATTACAAGTCAAAAAATGAAACATCACAAAAGGGAAGTCCTCCAAAGTCTTCACGTGTTTGTTGTTTCATCTCATGTTATTCGCATTCTTGCCTCTTAATTCGAGAGCTTCGGGCAATACGCACCACTCTAAATTCCGTGTTATACGCACACGTCCCTTATTTATGTGCATTACGCACCCTCTTTTATTCACGTGCGATACGCACCAGTCTGAATTTCATGCAATACGCACGAATTTGTATTCCGTGCAAATATGCACTCGTCCTTTATTCACGTGCGAAACATACCAGTCTTTCTTTCATGAGCAAGACGTACCAATCTAAATCGCATGCAATACACATCGATATTGCATTCATGTGCAAAACACACTAGTCTACTTCCATGTGCAAAACACACTAGTCTACTTCCATGTGCAATACACACCAGTCCTTATTTACATGCAATACGCATCAATTCTCTATTCATGGGCAATACGCACCATATGCATATCCTGGGCAATACGCACCAGCATTCACGGGTTATACACGCCATATTCACATTTTTGGGGATACACCCAATCTTAGGACAATCCATAAAGATAATACGTCTTATTGGGAACTCTCAGGGCAACACACCCcacttctccttttctttctaGGGTTATACGTCCTAGTAgttcaagattcttcttttttcttccttaaAAGAAACACATCCTTTTTGGGTTCATCATtttgtgatcttgagttttgagtttcaACCGCCAACTCAAGTTAAAACATGCACCTGAGAATGATCCACCAGCCGCCAAGAGAGCATGAAGATCAATATCAAAGATAACGCACAGAGCAAGTCGAAGATCAAGACGAGACCCTAAGAAAAAACATCAAGTAGGGATCTTGTAACTCTTATAATGTAGAGAGGCATAGTTCTCTAGCTTTTTTCTTTGTAATTATAGATAGTAGATGATGACAAGCAATGTGAAGCAATCTTTTGACCGCAATTTCTGATAGTTTTAGCTATCAAAGTTTCTCGAACTATACTGACCTGATTTCCTTTTAATCAAGGATATGTAGGCAACCCCTGAAACAAGGTTTGGTCATGTTTTTCAAAATGGCTTCAATGGAGTTTGAAACAGTAAAAAATTAGCCACTTCGTTCACTTTCTTCGCTTGAAAACTCTTCATGTTTCCAAGCAAAGAGGGGCATGCtgtgaacacctaatttttaACGTGTTTATTTTACTCCTACAATATATAGTAaggttttttttcttatattttttgttttgtattttaggTAGGTTGTCtttgtttatattgttttttaattGGTCCAAATGACCCAACTTTTGGGTTGATTTAGACCAAATTCTGATGGCCCAATCAATTTTGACCCGGTCCAATAGAAATGGTCAAGATTAAATCTCAATCATCCATGATTTTTTGATCCAAGGGTTCTTATGGGACCCtaccaaaaatacaaaaccccaaaaatcaaatttttattggcattttttattttttcttctccccTTTGCTTCCACCTGATGTCGGTCGGCCACCGCCACTGTTGCCGGCGGCCACCACCCCTTGGCCggaaaaatctccaaaattttACCATTTCTTCCTTTCACCCTCCTCTACACAAATTCATAAACCATTCGTTCATATCCATAGCCAAACTCCGTAGATCTAAGAAAAACCAAACATAAATCTTCacctttttctttagatttacgAAGTTTCGGTCATCCCCGTCCTATATCCTTTACATAAAAGTGTAGGGGGGGTtgttttttgcaaaaaaaaataaatgtaaatctggtcatttttacaaaaaatgtaaatttgatcatttcataaattctatttttctttctcttaaataaatatatgaaatggttattgaaacaaaaatacaaaatcggCTACTTTTAGTTAGTAATTTAACTATTAGATAAAATTGgctatttttgtaattttcttttaaaagaacATATGACCATCTTGTGTAAAACTGAAAATTTTACTAAAGTGATCATTTTctgaaattatataaaaaacaaaaattatatcaCTACTTGCTTTAAAATGGGCTTAgtcattattctttttttaaaaaatatatataaatttttttctttttgttattgtCGTCAAGTAGTGAtacttaatatttatttgattctctttttttaaaaaaaaaaaatcgttaaTCCTTTAATTagcaatttgaaaaaaaagaagaatatttttcatgtctatatgttgcaacaagttcccttttttattaattttttttctctcattattaaataaattttgagtcaTTAATTatcagtttttttaaaaaaaataaaattagatacCACCGTGTGTTAGGTTGCAATCCTTGGTgtgtattttttctaaaaagtggTCTTGTGTGCGGTTACGCTCCAAGgccaattattttaaaataataaaatttaataactaacacaaatttacttttttatccaaaaattattttagccaaatatgagttaataaagcgaccgtgctagagcCACGGGACTCGGGGGGTGCCTCACACCTTCCCTTTAGTCAATAGAATTCCTTACCCAATCTCTATTTTCgtagactaaaaataaaaagttttttttgctCTTTTAAATTAGGAATTACCAAGTGACTTGAAACACCtaaaaaactcaatttcaagtggcgactcaaaaaaaaaaaaggtcatatCCTTAACTATTGTAAAAAAGAGAAGCGGTGTGACAatgatttcatggtaaccatcattcatctatctcatttacaacaagtgtgatcaataatgcaacattcatatacatacatgtttcataatgaagcaagaacaaacatacatcacacaatcatagaatcacaatcatcacctacctcgaaacaagcttgaaacaatcaatataatacgggaatcaataaacaatcactaattacccgaattgcTATCAATTCTATGAAGCCTAGATCAcacccatgatcccaagtatccaaaaTAGGGCTGTTTCCACCATATAATCTAGATCAAAACCATCATCCATCGATAATTATGCATTCTAATACGTTCTACGAATCGAAAATAGATTCGGGAGTGAAAAATTTACCTTTaacctcaagaatggtggaaaactgtcaatagtcgcctggggttcgttccttatctctaaaaattgaaaagtgcataataaattcgtttaggggtttattcacgactttaagtcgcgtctggcccACCACATCGGCCCTCACCTCGCTACGGCGGCCCCTCCAGAGCGACAAAACCCAGCgccaaagcggcttgcacgaaacagtgaactattttaataattccaagaccctcatttcacaacacacctctaaccaacgacactcagaaaatcTCCTTTACACTAAGATTGTTTTCGGGAGTtttactcgcccgaattcaatttcgtaaagttgtacggattccttaacgacttatctaactactcatgtaatcaaaatcataattaaatcacccgaTTGCTACCAGATTTCGCTACACCtcaatgactccgatttcgtccaaaactggactaggttggaaaatttcaagttactacaaaaaagttttcgacccaaaatttttccccgttggcttttctatagcAAAGGAACCCGGTCGTTACAGTTGTCCCTCTCTATCTCCTTTAAAATTGACCATTTTCGTctattttgacccatttttttagtagtgtgttATCAGTCCCTTTATAAAGTTTTTGATTTGAGAGAAGTATAGTTCATATTACCTCTCCTAAAAAGAGTTAGACTCAACCTAAGAGGTGTATTCTAATTAATAGAATGGGAAGATTAACTTACACTATAGTAATATAATGATATTAACTCTACATTAATACTTGTAACGTCACATTTGTATTGATACTTTAACTCTTAGATtacttattttgtatttttatgttttgtgcGCGTATGCATTTTCATCACTTACCATGGTAAAATATTAGTGCAAGGAAACTCACGCATGAAATTTAATTCCAATTTGAAAGGATATGAatctaatatttatttgaccaatATAGATTGTGTTGCAGTGATGGGACTGTTCCACCCTTAATCAGAGGTTTCAGATTCGAGCCCTgaatatgaagaaaatcttgttggagTGGCACCCCCGAATGACCCTACAGTGCGCAATCCAGACTTAGTCAGGGCACCGAACACcgaatgaaaaacaaaaaaaaatccaatattAATTTGTAACTCGTCATATGCTTAAGGGGATATTCTCCTTCATAGATATCTGCTTCTCTTaacaacttgattttcttttgatttatcGGGAGATAAAATGATTTTCAACGCCCTATTTTATATGACAACTACACTCTATCaagagaaaatgtttttttctcaaatcaAAGATAAGACcaatttttgaaacttgaaacacATTCGAGTAATTGGAATCCAATTGAAAGACATATAACATATATTTCCAGGAGCGTGTGATCAATGAGAGAAAGAGGTGAGGAATTCTCTTACGATTCCCATAGAGGCATTAAATCATCTGCTAAATCACTACAGAGatatttaataacaataaatttttcttttaatttgccACAAAAATGTAAGTCAAACAAATTATCATAGTCACCAACTATATATGCTATTTATAATGGTGTCAAGGTAGAgaggaaaaacaaaaactatatGGCGAACTAAACAATGAAACAAATACCTAAAATCTAAAATGTCAAAAAGAAGCAAAATTCAAGAATGGCAATGATGGTGATCAACAACATGAAACAAAGGAGTGATGCAACAACACTTGCACTTCCTTGTGAACTTGTTCCAACaatatttatatgaaatttcTGACCGATTTGGCAATGGCCAGGAATTCCACAAACATAGTAATAATCACCATAGGCTTGAAGAGTAATAGAGTCTTTGCCAGTGTTGAATGTGGCAATTGGATTTGTAATTGTGCATGATTCATATTCTTGCTTACTCACTTGCATCACATTGTGGTacttgttgttgtagttgaaaACTGCACATTGAATGAACACACCTCAATTAGTCCATAGAAAATTTTAAGGTGTTTGGTGACTAGATGAACATCAGAAAACACGTTTGaccataaaattttaaaatttttaagaatttgaaaaatatcaaaaaggtatacttttttttttactctgaATAGGACAAACCAACTCTAATTTGTATTTATgacttcaattttcaaatatcatttcactttaaaaatgaaagctattttattttttcaaaaatcgtAATGAAACATGGTTAAACACCCACTAAATTCTCTATGCAATTAAAGTTTGTGtctaattcaatataaattatctttatttctttgttactccctctatcccCTCGAGtctcttactttcctttttagtttgtctAGAAGTGGGTGcttctttctatatttagtaatgATGGAAACAATTAGCATCTCTTATAAAATAGAGAATCATTCATAAGTGcaaaagtttatatataaaaaaaatagtattttaaaaaaaatatatcggTAATTTTGAATCCTAATTATCAATTATAGCAATAACTTGGCTAATTATCAAACATAGTAATGGTTCAGTGTCGCTTTGTAGTTGTTCTCTATGATATaaagcatgaattgatgataCAAAGCAAATGAATACACTGATATAGAGCGAATCAATACAACTCCAACCAAATCAGATAAAATTCAAACTCACATGATACAGAGGCGTATCTAaggggtcaccgggttcacgtgaacccatggtcccctccccaaattataaatagtagtattatattttttaaaaatattaaaatatagatgtgtgaacccacacttGAAGTATCACATAATACGATTATgactgggtgcacctctctgagagaggttagaaatttgaattttatatttatcttgttttattattctttctaaaattagataacactTTTCTAAGTGGTAATtggtgtgtatatatatatatataagaattaattttagacctataattttaaaattttaacagTTTTGAATAGTAAAAACCTAAATGttgaattgatcaaatttatatcatagatcgacctttttataacagtacacccatcatctcaaaatcctggatacgcctctgacacgatatataatatttttactctcaccattttaaatatatacctaatacatatttattttatcagaTATAAGATGAAGGCTATTGAATTTTAGAAACGTACTTAATCAAAACAAGTTATGAATATAGTTGCATTGAGCAATTTACTTGGAGGATTATAGTCAGCATAAAACAAGGGACATAAGTCGTCGTACATCAAGTCCTTATTTTCCTTATAACAATCACGCTATATTATATATTCTcgataacaattaaaaaatattctgaCAAAATAATATCGTTATAAAgatatttaaaacataaaaaaata belongs to Solanum stenotomum isolate F172 chromosome 1, ASM1918654v1, whole genome shotgun sequence and includes:
- the LOC125857490 gene encoding mavicyanin-like, with protein sequence MVASTTAVVYEVGDSQGWIIGNIDYSQWASTKNFHVNDILVFNYNNKYHNVMQVSKQEYESCTITNPIATFNTGKDSITLQAYGDYYYVCGIPGHCQIGQKFHINIVGTSSQGSASVVASLLCFMLLITIIAILEFCFFLTF